From Desulfuromonas soudanensis, the proteins below share one genomic window:
- a CDS encoding ParA family protein → MAHPYVVTISSEKGGVGKTTLATNLAIYLKALNEELPVTLLSFDNHFTVDRMFRIGRTQGRGDVADLMNGRAAEEIIEIGQYGVQFIPSSKNLHQIRDRIKNSDVLARVLAASALEGIVIIDTRPDLDVYTQNALFAADRVIVPVKDAPSLENCRNLYDFFDSQQLSRRPLRILPCLVDTRIRFDGPFKDTYQLLKGYAINRGYRCMEGFVAKSPKVESLSTNPEGKIYPVLTHGRGTDVHVQFTHLARQIYLEVIKEPERRLGQVQREEEQAVTCRSDAFVARRLRLESDCPLCGKQLVEAQGIINAGYYWETSDQALCGYLDDECFSEAVFRHFYRSKREIGTTDPLRELFRESAQRSYFVLRRGASTVNFHRQQLAFYRFDEEGLEVSCKIIDLKDLESSPGVAKQGLTALLARTLIEGDGLLGDRFLLIRRVGSDLPEEILYDDLHQPFLGAAVRIASQLP, encoded by the coding sequence ATGGCACATCCGTACGTGGTTACTATTTCCAGCGAAAAAGGGGGGGTGGGCAAGACGACCCTGGCCACCAATCTGGCCATCTACCTCAAGGCCCTCAATGAGGAGCTGCCGGTCACGCTTCTGAGCTTCGACAACCACTTTACCGTCGACCGGATGTTCCGCATCGGTCGTACCCAGGGGCGCGGCGACGTCGCCGACCTGATGAACGGTCGCGCCGCCGAGGAAATAATCGAAATCGGCCAGTACGGAGTTCAGTTCATCCCCTCGAGCAAAAATCTCCACCAGATCCGCGACCGGATCAAAAACTCCGACGTCCTGGCCCGGGTCCTGGCCGCCTCGGCGCTGGAAGGGATCGTCATCATCGACACCCGCCCCGACCTCGACGTCTACACCCAAAACGCCCTCTTTGCCGCCGACCGGGTGATCGTCCCGGTAAAGGACGCGCCGTCCCTGGAGAACTGCCGCAACCTCTACGACTTTTTCGACAGCCAGCAGCTCTCGCGGCGGCCGTTGCGCATCCTCCCCTGCCTGGTCGATACCCGCATCCGTTTTGACGGCCCCTTCAAGGATACCTATCAGCTTCTCAAGGGGTACGCCATCAACCGGGGATATCGCTGCATGGAGGGGTTCGTGGCCAAGAGTCCCAAGGTCGAATCCCTGAGCACCAACCCCGAGGGTAAGATCTACCCTGTGCTCACCCACGGCCGGGGAACCGACGTCCATGTCCAGTTCACCCATCTCGCCCGGCAGATCTACCTGGAGGTCATCAAGGAGCCGGAGAGGCGCCTGGGCCAGGTTCAAAGGGAAGAAGAGCAGGCCGTAACCTGCCGCAGCGACGCCTTCGTCGCCCGGCGGCTGCGGCTTGAGTCCGACTGCCCGCTCTGCGGCAAACAACTGGTCGAAGCGCAGGGAATCATCAACGCCGGCTATTACTGGGAAACCTCCGACCAGGCCCTCTGCGGCTACCTGGACGATGAATGCTTCTCCGAGGCGGTCTTTCGCCATTTCTACCGTTCAAAGCGTGAGATCGGCACCACGGACCCGCTGCGGGAGCTGTTTCGTGAATCGGCCCAGCGATCCTACTTTGTCCTGCGCCGGGGGGCGAGTACGGTCAATTTCCACCGCCAGCAGCTCGCCTTTTACCGCTTCGACGAAGAGGGGCTCGAGGTGTCCTGCAAGATCATCGATCTCAAGGACCTCGAATCCTCTCCGGGGGTGGCGAAACAGGGGCTCACCGCCCTGCTGGCCCGCACCCTGATCGAAGGCGATGGGCTTCTCGGCGATCGTTTTCTCCTGATCCGCCGCGTCGGCTCGGACCTCCCCGAAGAAATCCTCTATGACGATCTGCACCAACCGTTTCTCGGCGCCGCCGTCCGCATCGCGTCCCAGTTGCCCTGA
- a CDS encoding divergent polysaccharide deacetylase family protein: protein MPPRKKTRGKKRPVSKKSANQHLKVGLALLFLLVFLIGALVFLGQLRSRLLPPPAKVVPVAESVILEAMRVEIESALLRSGASMEGLEIIAEGGRTRFVVVADFPAAPLLDNLDRRLQQISADIRLEIRRQQGEVAIHRGETLPFLLQFRLPPPLEPAGKRPRLAIIIDDLGRDLETARTLAGMDLELTFAVLPGTENASRVATLAHRYQREVMVHIPMEPLSYPATNPGRDALLVGMSAEEIHRRFHGFLERVPYAVGGNNHMGSRFTENRPGMAAVMQVMKGEGLFFVDSRTSAHSVAYDEARRAGLPAAGRDVFLDNVQDVEAIVVEIRRLVRLAKAQGTAVGICHPHPETLEALRREAGIFRREGVELVPASRLLVR, encoded by the coding sequence ATGCCTCCGAGAAAAAAAACACGCGGCAAGAAACGCCCCGTCTCCAAAAAATCGGCAAACCAGCACCTCAAGGTGGGACTGGCACTTCTGTTTCTCCTGGTTTTTCTCATCGGCGCCCTGGTCTTTCTGGGACAGCTCCGCAGCCGTCTCCTCCCGCCGCCGGCAAAGGTTGTCCCCGTGGCCGAGAGCGTGATTCTCGAGGCGATGCGGGTGGAAATTGAAAGTGCCCTGCTGCGCAGCGGCGCTTCCATGGAGGGGCTGGAAATCATCGCCGAGGGGGGCCGGACGCGGTTTGTCGTCGTCGCCGACTTCCCGGCGGCCCCCCTTCTGGACAACCTCGATCGCCGGCTGCAGCAGATATCCGCCGATATCCGCCTCGAGATCCGTCGGCAGCAGGGGGAGGTCGCCATCCACCGGGGGGAGACCCTCCCCTTTCTCCTGCAGTTTCGGCTTCCGCCGCCGCTGGAACCTGCCGGCAAGAGGCCGCGCCTGGCGATCATCATCGACGATCTCGGCCGCGACTTGGAGACGGCCCGGACCCTGGCCGGCATGGATCTCGAGCTGACCTTTGCCGTTCTCCCGGGAACCGAGAACGCCTCGCGGGTGGCCACCCTGGCGCATCGTTACCAGCGGGAGGTCATGGTACACATCCCCATGGAGCCCCTGAGCTACCCCGCAACAAACCCCGGGCGCGATGCCCTCCTGGTCGGGATGTCTGCGGAGGAGATCCATCGGCGTTTTCATGGGTTTCTGGAGAGGGTTCCCTACGCCGTCGGCGGCAATAATCACATGGGGTCGCGTTTTACCGAAAATCGTCCCGGGATGGCGGCCGTTATGCAGGTCATGAAGGGGGAGGGGTTGTTTTTCGTCGACAGCCGCACCTCGGCGCACTCCGTCGCCTACGACGAAGCTCGGCGAGCGGGGTTGCCGGCCGCCGGACGGGACGTTTTTCTCGACAACGTCCAGGATGTCGAGGCAATTGTCGTCGAGATTCGGAGGCTGGTGCGGCTGGCCAAGGCACAGGGGACGGCGGTGGGAATCTGCCATCCCCACCCCGAAACCCTGGAGGCGCTGCGCCGCGAGGCGGGGATATTCCGACGGGAGGGGGTCGAACTGGTCCCTGCCTCCCGATTACTGGTTCGCTAA
- a CDS encoding S41 family peptidase, which yields MGKGKRTTVLLLLLALVFAGWMSTGRANRIAFAEAPTRYEELQLFTDVLSIVRRSYVEEVKMKDLVYGAINGMLAALDPHSSFMPPDVYREMKIETKGEFGGLGIEITVRDGILTIVSPIEDTPAARSGLQAGDQILKIEDRFTKDMSIMEAVKLMRGPQGTEISITVMRQSLDKPKVFTLTREIIKVKSIKARTLEDGFGYLRISQFQEQTTADLHAALKALNEENGGSLRGLVLDLRNNPGGLLDQAVQVSDTFLSSGLIVYTEGREEGSRMKFTAHQRGTEPDFPIVVLINGGSASASEIVAGALQDHGRAVIMGTQSFGKGSVQTIIPLSDDSGLRLTTARYFTPRGRSIQALGIVPDIVVHPVEVQELPEGSQFREKDLKNHFESKGAPVKEPLPPTDRKFNLGEADLTDYQLMRALDLLKGWQIFQGLAGRAA from the coding sequence ATGGGGAAAGGAAAGCGCACGACCGTGCTGCTTCTGCTGCTGGCACTAGTTTTCGCCGGCTGGATGTCGACCGGTCGCGCCAACCGCATTGCCTTTGCCGAGGCCCCGACCCGGTATGAGGAACTGCAGCTCTTTACCGATGTCCTCTCCATCGTGCGCCGGAGTTATGTCGAGGAAGTGAAGATGAAGGACCTGGTCTACGGGGCGATCAACGGCATGCTCGCGGCCCTCGATCCCCATTCCTCCTTCATGCCTCCCGACGTCTACCGGGAGATGAAGATCGAAACCAAGGGCGAATTCGGCGGCCTCGGCATCGAAATCACCGTCCGGGACGGCATCCTGACCATCGTCTCCCCCATCGAGGATACCCCCGCCGCCCGCAGCGGGCTGCAGGCCGGAGACCAGATCCTCAAGATCGAAGACCGCTTCACCAAGGATATGTCCATCATGGAGGCGGTCAAGCTGATGCGCGGCCCCCAGGGGACGGAAATTTCGATTACCGTGATGCGCCAATCCCTGGACAAACCGAAGGTGTTCACCCTGACCCGGGAAATCATCAAAGTCAAAAGCATCAAGGCCCGGACCCTCGAAGACGGGTTCGGCTATCTGCGGATTTCCCAGTTTCAGGAACAGACCACCGCAGATCTCCATGCGGCCCTCAAGGCCCTGAACGAAGAGAACGGCGGGAGTCTCCGGGGTCTGGTCCTCGACCTGCGCAACAACCCCGGCGGACTCCTCGACCAGGCCGTTCAGGTCTCCGACACCTTCCTCTCCAGCGGACTCATCGTCTACACCGAGGGGCGCGAGGAGGGGAGCCGGATGAAATTCACCGCCCATCAGAGAGGAACCGAACCCGATTTCCCGATCGTCGTCCTGATCAATGGCGGCAGCGCCAGCGCCTCGGAAATCGTCGCCGGCGCTCTCCAGGACCACGGGCGCGCCGTGATCATGGGGACCCAGAGCTTCGGCAAGGGATCGGTACAGACCATCATCCCCTTGAGCGACGATTCGGGGCTGCGCCTGACCACCGCCCGTTATTTCACCCCCAGGGGGCGCTCCATCCAGGCTCTGGGGATCGTTCCCGATATCGTCGTTCACCCTGTGGAGGTTCAGGAGCTCCCCGAGGGGAGTCAATTCCGGGAAAAAGATCTGAAAAACCACTTCGAATCGAAGGGCGCCCCGGTGAAGGAGCCGCTCCCACCGACGGACAGGAAATTCAACCTCGGCGAGGCCGATTTGACCGACTATCAGTTGATGCGGGCCCTCGACCTCCTCAAGGGATGGCAGATTTTCCAGGGGCTGGCGGGCCGGGCCGCCTGA
- a CDS encoding murein hydrolase activator EnvC family protein, translating to MWSGLFLLLAVALPAQGEDLTQSRKSLKELDQQIRQTTRNLEKKRSAERSLVDELKIVDDELEATRRRVGKISGHIKLLDEQVRAGEERLREVHQGAETAEKRVRRRLVSLYKGGEVGLLRVLFASATPAEMAEDYDYLGRIVRRDRLLLAEYRRQQAALETAQRQLAELRQDQQAALEARRADQENLRQALQRKATLLTEVRRDRKALARALDDLRERAERLTALVKNLETGQAREYTGKPGVFQGQKGKLPWPAKGQVKVGFGTWRHPDLGTLYDSKGLEIAVSGEKPVNAVWQGEVVFASWFKGYGNLLIVDHGDSYFTLYAQAARLNKKVGDRVAAGEPLGFTAPEGAVLYFEIRQGGTPVDPARWLRPL from the coding sequence TTGTGGTCGGGACTTTTCCTTCTTCTCGCCGTCGCCCTGCCGGCACAGGGAGAGGACCTGACCCAGAGTCGCAAGAGCCTCAAGGAGCTGGACCAGCAGATCCGCCAGACGACCCGGAACCTCGAAAAAAAGAGGAGCGCCGAGCGCTCTCTGGTCGACGAATTGAAGATCGTCGACGATGAACTCGAGGCAACCCGCCGGCGGGTCGGTAAAATCAGCGGGCACATTAAGCTTCTCGATGAACAGGTCCGGGCGGGAGAGGAACGGCTCCGCGAGGTCCACCAGGGTGCGGAAACCGCTGAAAAACGCGTTCGCAGGCGTCTTGTATCCCTCTACAAGGGGGGAGAGGTCGGACTGCTGAGGGTTCTCTTTGCCTCGGCGACCCCCGCCGAAATGGCTGAAGATTACGACTATCTCGGGCGGATCGTGCGCCGGGACCGTCTCCTCCTGGCCGAATACCGCCGCCAGCAGGCCGCCCTCGAAACCGCCCAGAGACAGTTGGCGGAACTGCGCCAGGATCAGCAGGCCGCTCTCGAGGCCCGGCGGGCCGACCAGGAGAACCTGCGTCAGGCCCTTCAACGCAAGGCCACCCTTCTGACGGAGGTGCGCCGCGACCGGAAGGCCCTCGCCAGGGCCCTTGACGACCTGAGGGAAAGGGCGGAGCGGTTGACGGCCCTGGTCAAAAATCTTGAAACGGGTCAGGCCCGGGAGTATACTGGAAAGCCTGGTGTTTTCCAGGGACAGAAGGGGAAGTTGCCCTGGCCGGCCAAGGGACAGGTCAAGGTCGGTTTCGGCACCTGGCGTCATCCGGACCTGGGGACCCTGTATGACAGCAAGGGGCTCGAGATTGCCGTCAGCGGCGAAAAACCGGTGAACGCTGTCTGGCAGGGGGAAGTCGTCTTTGCCAGCTGGTTCAAGGGATACGGCAACCTCCTCATCGTCGATCACGGCGACAGCTATTTCACTCTCTACGCCCAGGCGGCGCGCCTGAACAAAAAGGTCGGCGATCGCGTGGCCGCGGGGGAGCCGTTGGGCTTTACCGCTCCCGAGGGGGCTGTTCTCTATTTTGAAATCAGACAGGGTGGAACTCCTGTCGATCCGGCGAGGTGGCTCCGCCCCCTTTAA
- the ftsX gene encoding permease-like cell division protein FtsX, with protein sequence MFERLLYFLRRALRNMRQSPFLCTAAIGTVAVSLAIMAFFAIIVLNVQQVTRHWSQEVQVVAYLDQVPQEEVLKGWIDEIARLPEVEGVSFVSRSEAFEAFGKRLGADSDLLDGLDKDILPASLEIALKEDYRNRQGVARVVEHLRGHQGLGDLRYGQDWLERFESFLDLLRFSGLVLGGFLLFAALFIVSNTIKLTLYARREELEIMVLVGGTPLFIKIPFLLEGALQGALGGLVALGFSYGLFQLFLQRGLSSLLLASGVSRIVFLPVNDQVLLIAAGTALGFVGSLVALRKFVRV encoded by the coding sequence GTGTTCGAACGTCTTCTTTATTTTCTGAGAAGAGCCCTGCGCAATATGCGCCAGAGCCCCTTCCTCTGCACCGCCGCCATCGGCACCGTGGCCGTCTCCCTGGCCATCATGGCCTTTTTCGCCATCATCGTCCTCAACGTGCAGCAGGTGACCCGCCACTGGAGCCAGGAGGTTCAGGTGGTCGCCTATCTCGACCAGGTCCCGCAGGAAGAGGTTCTCAAGGGGTGGATCGACGAAATTGCCCGCCTCCCCGAGGTGGAAGGCGTCTCCTTCGTCAGCCGCAGCGAGGCCTTCGAGGCCTTTGGCAAGCGCCTCGGCGCCGACAGCGATCTTCTCGACGGACTCGACAAGGATATCCTTCCCGCCTCGCTGGAGATCGCCCTGAAGGAGGACTATCGCAACCGTCAGGGGGTCGCAAGGGTCGTCGAACACCTCAGGGGACACCAGGGTCTCGGCGATCTGCGCTACGGCCAGGACTGGCTGGAACGTTTCGAATCCTTTCTCGATCTGCTGCGGTTTTCCGGACTCGTTCTCGGCGGATTCCTCCTCTTTGCCGCCCTCTTCATTGTCTCCAACACCATCAAGCTGACCCTCTACGCCCGTCGCGAAGAACTGGAAATCATGGTTCTGGTCGGCGGCACCCCCCTCTTCATCAAGATTCCCTTTCTCCTCGAAGGGGCTCTGCAGGGGGCTCTCGGCGGACTCGTCGCACTCGGCTTTTCCTATGGCCTCTTTCAACTCTTTTTGCAGCGCGGACTCTCCTCGCTGCTGCTGGCCTCGGGAGTGAGCAGGATCGTCTTTCTCCCCGTAAACGATCAGGTTCTTTTGATTGCCGCCGGAACCGCTCTCGGCTTCGTCGGAAGCCTGGTGGCCCTGCGCAAGTTCGTGCGGGTTTAG
- the ftsE gene encoding cell division ATP-binding protein FtsE, which translates to MIQIYNVCKAYQKESSALNDITLKIPKGDFVYLTGPSGAGKSTLLKLLYCAEKPSRGQILIDGLNITRMGPLKIPRLRRRLGVVFQDFKLLNSRTVFENVAFPLEVQGKKRYEVSKKVYQTLKMVGLEHKLQRHPLELSGGEQQRVAIARALVVDPLILLADEPTGNLDPEVTMEIMELFKGANARGTTVVLATHDREMIRRFPRRVVSLDGGRLVDDRTP; encoded by the coding sequence ATGATCCAGATCTATAATGTCTGCAAGGCCTACCAGAAGGAGTCCTCGGCGCTCAACGACATCACCCTGAAGATTCCCAAGGGGGATTTCGTCTATCTGACCGGACCTTCCGGGGCCGGCAAGTCGACCCTTCTCAAGCTCCTCTACTGCGCGGAAAAGCCGAGCCGGGGGCAGATTCTCATCGACGGGCTCAACATCACCCGCATGGGCCCCCTCAAGATCCCCCGCCTCCGCCGCCGTCTCGGAGTGGTCTTCCAGGACTTCAAACTCCTCAACAGCCGGACCGTCTTTGAAAACGTCGCCTTCCCCCTCGAGGTGCAGGGGAAAAAGCGCTACGAGGTCAGTAAAAAGGTCTATCAGACCCTGAAGATGGTCGGTCTCGAGCACAAGCTGCAGCGCCATCCCCTGGAACTCTCCGGCGGCGAACAGCAGCGGGTTGCCATCGCCCGGGCGCTGGTGGTCGATCCCCTGATTCTGCTGGCCGACGAGCCGACCGGCAACCTGGACCCCGAGGTGACCATGGAAATCATGGAACTCTTCAAGGGGGCCAACGCCCGTGGGACCACGGTCGTTCTGGCCACCCACGACCGGGAGATGATCCGCCGCTTTCCCCGGCGCGTCGTCTCCCTGGACGGCGGGCGGCTCGTCGACGACCGCACGCCCTGA
- a CDS encoding type IV pilin protein produces MNRYNPTIDRQRGFTLIELLIVMTIIGILAAIAVPSYQRHVIKAREAVLMEDLYQMRRAIDAYFADHASYPESLEELVEKRYLRGLPRDPWTESDATWETIPPEATGEEDVPIGGVFDVKSGSDRVGLNGIPYNEW; encoded by the coding sequence ATGAATCGATATAATCCGACCATCGATCGGCAGCGGGGTTTTACCCTGATCGAACTGTTGATCGTCATGACCATCATCGGCATTCTTGCGGCCATCGCCGTCCCCAGTTACCAGCGTCATGTCATCAAGGCCCGCGAAGCCGTCCTGATGGAGGATCTCTACCAGATGCGCCGCGCCATCGACGCCTATTTCGCCGATCATGCCAGTTATCCCGAATCCCTCGAGGAACTGGTGGAAAAACGCTATCTGCGGGGGCTTCCGCGGGATCCCTGGACGGAATCGGACGCCACCTGGGAGACGATCCCCCCCGAGGCCACCGGGGAGGAGGATGTCCCCATCGGCGGGGTGTTCGACGTCAAGAGCGGCAGCGATCGGGTCGGTCTCAACGGCATCCCCTATAACGAATGGTAG